GCGCTACAAGGTCTGCCTGTCGCGCGCCCACTACTACCCAGTCGCGCTCCTTGACTGCCAGCCCCATCAGTTTGTCGCGCACCGCGCCGCCCACCAGAAAGATTTTCATGCGCAAAAGCCTAGCGCATAACCGGCGGCAAATGCGACTGTCGCGTGGATCCGATCACGATGGCGGTCATCGTGCCGCACGTGCTAAATTTCGTAAGTCATGTGCGATTGTTGCCGGTTTTTAACCATAGTGTTGCTGGCGTTCTCGCTCGTCGCATGCGACACGATGTCGTATTATGCCCAATCCATCGGCGGTCAGCTGCGCTTGCTGTCCAGCCGCGAACCGATAACGGCGTTACTGAAGGATCCTGGCACGGATGCGAGGCTAAAAAAACGTCTGGCGCGGGCGCAAACGATGCGCGCTTTCGCAAGCGACGTAATCGGGCTGCCTGACAACGACAGTTACCGCGGCTATGTGGAACTTGAGCATCCGTTTGTCGTCTGGTCGCTGTTCGCCACGCCGGAATTTTCGCTCACACCCCGGCAATGGTGTTTCCCCATCGCCGGCTGCGTGCCGTATCGCGGTTATTTCGCCGCGCGCGACGCGCGGGAGTTTGCGCGCGCATTGAGGGCGCAAGGCATGGATGTGTACGTTGGCGGCGTCGCGGCGTATTCGACGCTTGGATGGTTCGACGATCCGTTGCTCAGCAGCATGCTTTATCGCGGCGAGACAGAAACCGCGGCCATCATCTTCCACGAACTGGCGCATGCTGAAGTTTATGCGGCCGATGACGCGGTGTTCAACGAGAGCTTCGCGATGACGGTCGAGCATGCGGGCATGCATCGCTGGCTGATGGCGCACGGCACGAGCGCGCAACAGCTAGCCTATCGATCTACGTGGCGACGCAGACAGGCGTTTTACGATCTGATCGAAACCGCGCGCGAGCGGCTTTCCGTACTTTACGCGAGCGACGCGAAAATCGCGTTCAAGCGCCGGGGGAAGCGGCGGATGATCGTGCAACTGCGAATGGATTACCGGCGTCTGCAACGGCGCGGGGCCGGCGATGACGGCTACGATTACTGGTTCAATGCGCCGATCAACAACGCCAAGCTGGCGGCGGTCGCGACTTATCGTGATCTGGTGCCGAATTTCGAGCGCCTGCTGGCGCGCTGCGATGGCGATTTAACACGCTTTTATCGCGAGGTCGTGCGCCTGAGTGAGGTCGCGCCGCGTGAACGCCGCCTACGACTGGAGTCGGCGTTGTCCTGCTAGCGGCGCCCGATATAGCCGGGCACCACGGATTCCAGCGAAGTCGGACAGCGCTGCTCGCCGACGCAGACGCTATCGCGGGTTAGCGACTGGTAATTGTCCAGCGAGAACGGTTTGCCAGGCACGTATTCGAGCACCTGCGCCTGCGCTCTAGACAGGCGCGCCGGCAGGCCGATGACCAGCCGTCTGATACCCATCACGCGGGCGATGTATCGCACCAGTTCGGCGAGCGTGTAATTGTGCGGACCGCACAGATCGATGCGTTTACCGAATGTGTTGCGGTCGCGCAGCGCGGCCTCAAAGGCGTCCACGACATCGCCGACATAAACGGGTGCGAAGCGCGCGTTGGGACAGGCCAGCGGCAACAGCGGCGATATCTTAAGCAGGCCGGCGAATCGATTGATGAAGCTGTCGTCGGGCCCGAAGATTACCGACGGGCGGAAGCTCGTAACGTTAAGATCATCGCCGGCGCCGGCATGGACAAAATCTTCCGCCTCGCCCTTGCTGCGCGAATAAAAACTGGGACCGTCCGCGGCGTCGGCGCCAAGCGCGCTCATCTGCAACAGCCGCCGCACACCTGTCTGCCGGCAGGCCGCGATCACCGCGTGCGCCAGCTCGACGTGCGCGCGCTTGAAGCCCGCGCCATCGTGACCGCGTTCGTTGAGAATGCCGACCAGGTTGATGACGGTGTCGCAACCCTGAAAATGCCGGCCGAGTTGCACGGGGTCGTGCACGTCGGCTTCGACCAGCTTGACGGTGGGAAGCACGAGCAAACCGCGGTGACGTTCGGGCCTGCGCGTCAGTACTTTTACTCGCAGCCGTCGTTCCGCCAGCCGGCTGACGAGATGTTGCCCGACGAAGCCCGTGCCGCCCAGTACACAGATGGTTTGCTCACTCATGATGTAAATCGACCTTGGGTAAGTAAACAGACGTTCTTTTAAAACTTTGCTGTCCGCGCGCTCTCAGGCCGTCCGGCGCGCCGTCCGGTGCCGTCCTGGTCTGCCGGCGCCTGCTTTGGCCGGCGCAAGGCGGGGCTTGCGCTCGATCTTGGCCGGCGAGCGAGGGACGGCGAGTAATTCCGGTTCGACATCCGCGGCGGGAATCTTGTAGTTGAGAAATTCCTCGATATCCGGCAGGTGAACCGCATAGTCTTCACAGGCGAAGCTGATGGCGTCGCCTTCCGCGCCGGCGCGCGCCGTGCGGCCGATGCGGTGCACGTAGTCTTCCGCGGATTCGGGCAGATCGAAATTTATGATGTGGCTGACAGCCGGAATGTGGAGGCCGCGCGAGGCGACATCGGTCGCGACCAGCAGCGGGTATTCGCCGGATAGAAAACCTTGCAACAGCGTTTGACGTTTGCGCTGCGGAACATCGCCGGACAACAGCGCGACCTTGTAATCGTTGCCGGTGAGCCAGGCCGCGACCTTTTCCGCGACGTGTTTGGTGTTGACGAAGATCATGGTGCGTTCCGGGCGATGCCGGCGCAGCAGGCCGATCAGCAACGGGATCTTGTCGGCGTTCGACGGATAATAGATGATCTGGCGCACGTTGTCGGCCGTGACTTGGTCGGACTCGATCTTGATCAGTTCAGGGTTGTCCATGTGTTCGTAGGCCAACTCCATCACGCGATACGACAAGGTTGCCGAAAACAGCATGGAGAGGCGCTCCTCCGGCTTGGGCATGCGCCGCAACAGAAAACGGATGTCCTTGATGAAGCCGAGATCGAACATGCGGTCGGCCTCGTCCAGCACAAGAATTTCGATGGCGCGCAGATCGAACACTTTCTGCTTGAAATAATCGATGATGCGTCCTGGTGTGCCGATGAGGACGTCGACGCCGGCCGTCAGGGTGCCGCGCTGTTTCACGTAGTCGGTGCCGCCATAAATCAACCCCAGTTCGAAGCCCGTGTGGCGGCCCAGTTGCACGGCGTCCTTGTGAATTTGTATGGCGAGTTCCCGCGTGGGCGCGAGTATCAGCGCGCGCGGCTGCGTGACGGTGCGGGTGGCCGGCGCCTCCGTGCTCAGTAGCTGCGTATACATAGCGACGAGAAACGCCGCGGTCTTGCCGGTGCCGGTCTGCGCCTGTCCCGCGACGTCGCGGCCGGCGAGCAGGTTCGGAAGGGCGCGGGCCTGAATGAGTGTGCAGCGCGAGAAACCCGCGTCGTCCAGCCCCTGCTGGACCGGCGACGGCAACTCGAATTGTGAAAAGCGTATATCGGATAATAGTTGAGTGGTCATGGGTCTAGCATAGCGTAATTTGTCGCATGCCGGCTAACCACTGCCGAACGTGGACTTGGTTTAGTCTATGCGTTAATCTCCAATATATTACAATTAAGCGCGCACCACGCCGCTGCGAAGGCTTATCCCATGAGCGAAAAAATCACCCATATCACCGATGATAGTTTCGATGCCGAAGTGCTCAGCGCGGACACGCCTGTACTGGTCGATTACTGGGCGGAATGGTGTGGCCCGTGCAAAATGATCGCGCCAATTCTGGATCAGATTGCCAGCGATTACGACGGTAAACTGAAGGTGACCAAGCTCAATATAGACGACAATCCCGCCGTGCCGCGTCGCTATGGCATACGCGGCATACCTACGCTCATGATCTTCAAGGGTGGCGATGTGCAGGCCACCAAGGTAGGCGCTGTATCGAAGTCACAGCTGACCGCATTTATCGATAACAGCATTTAGGTCGCGGATTGTAATAGTTGAAGCGGGCGGAATAAACGCTGGACGATCCACAGGTATGATGTTAGCATCCAGCGAGTTTTAGTTTATTCCTGCCGTTCAGGCATTTCCTCTTTTTTAGCAAACGATACACTGCCAAGACGACGTCCCCGCGGGCGCGAAGCGTTCGAATTACGCCGTCAAAGGTCAGGTTTTCATCGATAATTAAGACCTCTGGCGCCTGCCGAAGGTCGCATGCCGGAATCTGTTTCCAGTGCTGTCGCTCGCATGTGCGTGCCGGTCAGCGCGATATATCCATTGATGGTAGCGCACACTTATGAACCTCACCGAACTCAAGCAGAAACCCGCCGCCGAACTGGTGGACGTCGCCCAGAGCGTGGGCGTCGACGGGATGGCCCGCTCGCGCAAACAGGACATTATCTTTTCCATTCTCAAGGCGCACGCCAAGAGTGGCGAAGACATCTTCGGCGACGGGGTGCTGGAAATTCTGCAGGATGGATTCGGCTTCCTGCGCTCGGCCGACAGTTCCTACCTGGCCGGACCCGACGATATTTACGTCTCTCCCAGCCAGATACGCCGCTTCAGTTTGCGTACCGGCGATACGGTGTCGGGCAAAATCCGGCCGCCGAAAGACGGCGAGCGTTACTTCGCGCTGCTCAAAGTCGATCAGATCAACTTCGATGCACCGGAAAACGCAAAGTACAAGATATTGTTCGAAAATCTCACTCCGCTGCACGCGGAGAAAAGGCTCAAGCTGGAGCGTGGTAACGGCAGCACCGAGGACATAACGGCGCGGGTGATCGATATCGTCGCGCCCATCGGCAAAGGTCAGCGCGGGCTGATCGTCTCGCCCCCCAAGGCGGGCAAGACCATCATGTTGCAGAACATCTCGCAGAGCATCGCCATCAATCACCCCGACTGCTATCTCATCGTGCTGCTGATCGACGAGCGCCCGGAAGAGGTCACCGAGATGGAGCGCATGGTGAAAGGCGAGGTCGTGTCCAGCACCTTCGACGAGCCCGCCGCCCGCCATGTGCAGGTCGCCGAGATGGTGATCGAGAAAGCCAAGCGCCTGGTCGAACACAGGATGGACGTGGTGATCCTGCTTGATTCGATTACACGTCTCGCGCGCGCCTACAACACGGTAATACCGTCGTCGGGCAAGGTGCTGACCGGCGGTGTGGACGCCAACGCGCTACAGAAGCCCAAACGCTTTTTCGGCGCCGCGCGCAACATCGAGGAAGGCGGTTCGTTGACGATCATCGCCACCGCCCTGATCGAGACCGGCTCCAAGATGGATGACGTGATCTTCGAGGAATTCAAGGGCACCGGCAACATGGAGATCCACCTGGATCGCCGCATCTACGAACGGCGGGTTTTCCCGGCTATCAACATCAACCGCTCGGGCACCCGGCGCGAGGAATTACTCACCAGCCCCGAGGAATTGCAGAAGATGTGGGTGCTGCGCAAATTCCTCAATCAGATGGACGAGGTGGAAGCCATGGACTTCATGCTGGGGCGCTTGCAATCGACCAAAACCAACAACGAATTCTTCGAGGCGATGAAGCGTTAAGCCGCTTCACCCCGGTCATCAGCGAGTCACGGTCGCTCGCTAGACTCGACTGCCACCATCGGCGCGGCGGTTCATCGCCCGATAGCCAATATCCGTTCGGTAATACGCGCCTTCCCACCCTACGCGCCGCACTCCCCGGTAAGCGAGACTCCGCGCTTCTTCGACCGTCCCGCCGAGTGCTGTGACACACAGCACACGCCCGCCGCTGGTGACAATGGACCCGTTGCGTTCGGCGGTGCCGGCATGGAATACCTTTACATCGTCAGCGTCAATTTCGTGCAGGCCGTCGATCGAGTGCCCCGACTTGCAGGCGCCGGGATAACCGCCCGCGGCCATGACCACGCCTAAGGCCACCCGCGGATCCCATTCAGCCTTCGCGTCCGCGAACCTGTCGCCAAGCGCGGCCAGGCAAAGCTCGACGGGATCGGATCGCAGGCGCATCAACATCGGTTGTGTCTCCGGGTCACCCAGACGACAATTGAATTCCAGCGCGCGGGGCCTGCCCGCGGCATCGATCATCAGGCCGGCATACAAGAAGCCGGTATAAGGATTGTCTTCGGCGGCCATCCCACGCACAGCCGGTTCGATCACCTCGTGCATGATGCGCGCGTATACGTCCGGCGTGACGATCGGCGCCGGCGAGTACGCACCCATGCCGCCCGTGTTGGGACCGGTGTCGCCATCGTCGCGCGCCTTGTGATCCTGTGACGTCGCGAGCGGCAGCACCTGTTCGCCGTTCACCATGCAGATGAAGCTCGCCTCTTCGCCCTCCAGGAATTCCTCTATAACCACCTGCGTTCCGGCGGCCCCAAAAGTCCGACCACCCAACATGTCACGCGCCGTGGCGATCGCTTCATGCTCGCTATGCGCGAGAACTACGCCCTTGCCCGCGGCCAGCCCGTCGGCCTTGACCACGATGGGCGCGCCGCGCTCGCGGATGTAAGCGGTGGCGCTTTCTATATCGGCAAACGCGGCGAACGCCGCGGTCGGGATCTTGTGGCGCGCGAGAAATTCTTTGCTGAAGCGTTTCGAGCCTTCCAGTTGTGCGGCTTTTTTTGTCGGCCCGAATATACTCAATCCGGCGGCGCGGAATTCATCGACAATGCCCGCCACCAGCGGCGCTTCGGGTCCGACGATGGTCAGGTCAATCGAATTGTCGCGCGCGAAATCCAGCAAACCCGCGATATCTTCCGCAACTATTTTGATATTGACGGTCTTCGGCTCGCGCGCCGTGCCGGCGTTGCCGGGTGCTACGAACACGCGCTCGACCCGCGACGATTGCGCGACTTTCCAGGCAAGTGCGTGTTCACGCCCGCCGCCGCCAATGATCAGAATCTTCATAGTCATACCGCGAGCATAGCGTCGAAGGACAGGTTAGACCAGCCGGCTGTAACCTTTAAGCAAACTATGACAATGATGGATTCTGCAGCTTAAGCCGCTATTTTTGCGACTATCCATATTTCGGCAGCGCATACGCAAGCGCCAGAGGCAAGGTCACCACCGTTGCCAGATTGCTGAGCATGACGATGGACGCGACCTTGGCGGGTTCCTGATGGTAGCGCTCAGCGAACAGAAAATTCAGCACCGCGGGCGGCAACGCGCCGAACACGAACAGCACGCCCGCCTGCGCTTTTGGCAGATCCAGAAAAACCAGCATCAGCGCGGCAATCAAAAGGCCGCTGACCGGGGCAAACACCGCGCCCAGCAGACCGATACGCCACTCGCCGAAGTCACCGTCGGTGAGCCGCACGCCCAGCGCGAACAGCATGAGCGGCACGGCGATCTGGCCCAGCATGTCGATCGGCAGCGCAATCGCTTTCGGTACATGCACTTGCGCCATGCTGATCGTCAGCGCGACGATAGCGGTGACGACCACGGGCTGTTTCAACACCGTCAATGTGCGCGAGTGCTGATCGAGAATATAAGTGCCGAGCCCGAAGTGGGCCAGATTGCCGAGCAGAAAAAGAATCAGCGCCGCCGGCAGCCCGGCATCGCCGAAGGCCAGTATCAGCAGCGGCAGGCCCATGTTGCCGGCGTTGCGAAACATCATGGGCGGCGCGAACGTCTTGAACTGAATCGACGTTAACCGCGTCAGCAGCCAGGCGAGCAGGCCCGAACCGAGAATCACCGCTGCACCGCCCAGCGCCAACTGCGCGTGCGCCAGATTGAAAGACTGCGTCGACAGCGCCGAAAATACCAGCGCGGGTACGAACACATCAAGATTAATGCGGTTGGCGACTTCCATCGCCGGCCGCCGATAATGCCCGTACACCACGCCCACCGCGACGATCAGGAAAATCGGCAGGACGATTTCCACGATGCGGGCCATGAGCATGGAAAATCCCCCTTGATCCCCCTTTGGAAAAGGGGGGAAGAATAACGATCGCGCTATGGCGATGAAGAAAGAATATCGCCCCCTTTTTCAAAGAGGGGGATGGGGGAGATTTTTTAGTGTCTGAAATGCCGCATACCCGTGAATACCATCGCCATGCCGTGCTCGTCCGCGGCTTTGATGATTTCCGCATCGCGCTGCGAGCCGCCAGGTTGGATGACAGCGGCAATACCGGCTAGATGCGCGGCGTCGATGCCGTCGCGGAACGGGAAAAAAGCATCGGACGCCATCACCGCGCCCGCCAGCGGCAAGCCCCCGTCGGCCGCCTTCAGCCCTGCGATGCGGGCCGAATAGACACGGCTCATCTGGCCGGCGCCGATGCCTAGAGTCTGTTGCTCGCGCGCGTAAACAATGGCGTTCGACTTGACGAATTTCGCTACCCGCCAGGCGAATAGCAGATCGTCGAGTTCGTGCCGTGCCGGCGCGCGTTTGCTGACCACCTTAAGGTCGGCCGCCGTGATCGCGCGGTTGTCCGCGGTCTGCATCAGCAGTCCGGAACCGATGCGTTTCATGTCATCCGCGTTGTAACCCTCGCCCGGCGGAATCTCCAGCACGCGCACGCCGACCTTGCTTTCCATGACCTTGCGCGCGTCGGCATCGACTTCCGGCGCCAGCAACACTTCGATAAACTGACGGTCGATGATTATTTTGGCAGTGGCCGCATCAAGCTTTCGATTCAACGCGATGATGCCGCCAAAAGCCGACGTGGGATCGGTGCGATAGGCGCGCTCGTAAGCAGTGCTCATATCTTCCGCGACGGCGACGCCGCACGGGTTCGCATGCTTGACGATCACGCAGGCCGGCTGCGCGAACTGGCGCACGCATTCCCAAGCCGCGTCCGCGTCCGCGATATTGTTGTACGACAGTTCCTTGCCCTGCAACTGCCGGAACGTCGCGAGCGTGCCGGGCTTAAGATAAAGATCGCGATAAAACGCCGCCTGCTGGTGCGGGTTCTCGCCGTAGCGCAGGTCCATGATTTTTATGAAGCGGCCATTGGCCTGCGCGGGAAAAGACTGGCGCGCGCCGTGGCCATCCAGTGAAGATAGATAATCGCTGATCGCGCCATCGTAAACCGACACATGATTGAACGCCGCCACGGCAAGGCGAAAGCGCGATGAGTCCGAGATCGCGCCGTCGCGTTCCAGCGCCAAAAGCGCGGTTGCATATTGCGCCGGGTCGGTCAGCACGGCGACGTGCGCGTGGTTCTTGGCGGCCGCGCGCAGCATCGCGGGCCCGCCGATGTCGATGTTCTCGATCGCTTCAGCCAGCGTATGGTCAGCGCGCGCCACGGTCTGCTCGAACGGATAAAGGTTCACCACCAGCAGATCAATGGGCGGAATATTCATGCTGGCCATAACCGCGTCATCCACGCCGCGCCTGCCGAGGATACCGCCGTGAATTCTGGGGTGCAGGGTCTTGACCCGGCCGTCCATGATCTCGGGAAAGCCGGTGTAAGCGGAGACCTCGATGACAGGAATGTCATGCTCGGACAACAGGCGCGCAGTACCGCCGGTGGACAGGATCTCGACACCGAGGTTATGCAGACTTCGCGCGAATTCAACGATGCCGGACTTGTCGGAGACGCTGAGCAGCGCGCGTGCGGGTGACGATGTCATGGGCAGTATTCAAGCCAGTGTACAAAGACCAGAGCGCCGCCCGCGGCATTCCGCGGATCGATCCTGCGCGGGCAGGCGATAGCCGATTGGGATTGACGAACCGCCGGGCCCTACTCCAGTCCGTAATGCTTGAGCTTCTTGCGCAAGGTGCCACGATTGAGACCAAGACACTGCGCGGCCTGAGTCTGGTTGCCGTCGCAGCGTTCCATCAGGATTTCCAGCAGCGGCCGCTCGACTTCTTCGATCACCAAGCGATAAAGGCTTTCCGGCTGATGGCCATTGAGCTGATCGAAATAGAGCGACATGGCGATTTTGACCGCCGTGCACAACGGTTTTTTGCGTCGCTCCTGATGGGGCAATACCGACGCCGAATGCTGAACCATTCGCATACTTTGCTTATCTCCGGCCATCCTCAAGGCGGGAATC
Above is a window of Gammaproteobacteria bacterium DNA encoding:
- a CDS encoding aminopeptidase, translated to MSYYAQSIGGQLRLLSSREPITALLKDPGTDARLKKRLARAQTMRAFASDVIGLPDNDSYRGYVELEHPFVVWSLFATPEFSLTPRQWCFPIAGCVPYRGYFAARDAREFARALRAQGMDVYVGGVAAYSTLGWFDDPLLSSMLYRGETETAAIIFHELAHAEVYAADDAVFNESFAMTVEHAGMHRWLMAHGTSAQQLAYRSTWRRRQAFYDLIETARERLSVLYASDAKIAFKRRGKRRMIVQLRMDYRRLQRRGAGDDGYDYWFNAPINNAKLAAVATYRDLVPNFERLLARCDGDLTRFYREVVRLSEVAPRERRLRLESALSC
- the purD gene encoding phosphoribosylamine--glycine ligase; translated protein: MKILIIGGGGREHALAWKVAQSSRVERVFVAPGNAGTAREPKTVNIKIVAEDIAGLLDFARDNSIDLTIVGPEAPLVAGIVDEFRAAGLSIFGPTKKAAQLEGSKRFSKEFLARHKIPTAAFAAFADIESATAYIRERGAPIVVKADGLAAGKGVVLAHSEHEAIATARDMLGGRTFGAAGTQVVIEEFLEGEEASFICMVNGEQVLPLATSQDHKARDDGDTGPNTGGMGAYSPAPIVTPDVYARIMHEVIEPAVRGMAAEDNPYTGFLYAGLMIDAAGRPRALEFNCRLGDPETQPMLMRLRSDPVELCLAALGDRFADAKAEWDPRVALGVVMAAGGYPGACKSGHSIDGLHEIDADDVKVFHAGTAERNGSIVTSGGRVLCVTALGGTVEEARSLAYRGVRRVGWEGAYYRTDIGYRAMNRRADGGSRV
- the rho gene encoding transcription termination factor Rho, whose protein sequence is MNLTELKQKPAAELVDVAQSVGVDGMARSRKQDIIFSILKAHAKSGEDIFGDGVLEILQDGFGFLRSADSSYLAGPDDIYVSPSQIRRFSLRTGDTVSGKIRPPKDGERYFALLKVDQINFDAPENAKYKILFENLTPLHAEKRLKLERGNGSTEDITARVIDIVAPIGKGQRGLIVSPPKAGKTIMLQNISQSIAINHPDCYLIVLLIDERPEEVTEMERMVKGEVVSSTFDEPAARHVQVAEMVIEKAKRLVEHRMDVVILLDSITRLARAYNTVIPSSGKVLTGGVDANALQKPKRFFGAARNIEEGGSLTIIATALIETGSKMDDVIFEEFKGTGNMEIHLDRRIYERRVFPAININRSGTRREELLTSPEELQKMWVLRKFLNQMDEVEAMDFMLGRLQSTKTNNEFFEAMKR
- a CDS encoding AEC family transporter → MLMARIVEIVLPIFLIVAVGVVYGHYRRPAMEVANRINLDVFVPALVFSALSTQSFNLAHAQLALGGAAVILGSGLLAWLLTRLTSIQFKTFAPPMMFRNAGNMGLPLLILAFGDAGLPAALILFLLGNLAHFGLGTYILDQHSRTLTVLKQPVVVTAIVALTISMAQVHVPKAIALPIDMLGQIAVPLMLFALGVRLTDGDFGEWRIGLLGAVFAPVSGLLIAALMLVFLDLPKAQAGVLFVFGALPPAVLNFLFAERYHQEPAKVASIVMLSNLATVVTLPLALAYALPKYG
- the fis gene encoding DNA-binding transcriptional regulator Fis; the protein is MVQHSASVLPHQERRKKPLCTAVKIAMSLYFDQLNGHQPESLYRLVIEEVERPLLEILMERCDGNQTQAAQCLGLNRGTLRKKLKHYGLE
- the trxA gene encoding thioredoxin TrxA translates to MSEKITHITDDSFDAEVLSADTPVLVDYWAEWCGPCKMIAPILDQIASDYDGKLKVTKLNIDDNPAVPRRYGIRGIPTLMIFKGGDVQATKVGAVSKSQLTAFIDNSI
- the purH gene encoding bifunctional phosphoribosylaminoimidazolecarboxamide formyltransferase/IMP cyclohydrolase encodes the protein MTSSPARALLSVSDKSGIVEFARSLHNLGVEILSTGGTARLLSEHDIPVIEVSAYTGFPEIMDGRVKTLHPRIHGGILGRRGVDDAVMASMNIPPIDLLVVNLYPFEQTVARADHTLAEAIENIDIGGPAMLRAAAKNHAHVAVLTDPAQYATALLALERDGAISDSSRFRLAVAAFNHVSVYDGAISDYLSSLDGHGARQSFPAQANGRFIKIMDLRYGENPHQQAAFYRDLYLKPGTLATFRQLQGKELSYNNIADADAAWECVRQFAQPACVIVKHANPCGVAVAEDMSTAYERAYRTDPTSAFGGIIALNRKLDAATAKIIIDRQFIEVLLAPEVDADARKVMESKVGVRVLEIPPGEGYNADDMKRIGSGLLMQTADNRAITAADLKVVSKRAPARHELDDLLFAWRVAKFVKSNAIVYAREQQTLGIGAGQMSRVYSARIAGLKAADGGLPLAGAVMASDAFFPFRDGIDAAHLAGIAAVIQPGGSQRDAEIIKAADEHGMAMVFTGMRHFRH
- a CDS encoding complex I NDUFA9 subunit family protein; this encodes MYIMSEQTICVLGGTGFVGQHLVSRLAERRLRVKVLTRRPERHRGLLVLPTVKLVEADVHDPVQLGRHFQGCDTVINLVGILNERGHDGAGFKRAHVELAHAVIAACRQTGVRRLLQMSALGADAADGPSFYSRSKGEAEDFVHAGAGDDLNVTSFRPSVIFGPDDSFINRFAGLLKISPLLPLACPNARFAPVYVGDVVDAFEAALRDRNTFGKRIDLCGPHNYTLAELVRYIARVMGIRRLVIGLPARLSRAQAQVLEYVPGKPFSLDNYQSLTRDSVCVGEQRCPTSLESVVPGYIGRR
- a CDS encoding DEAD/DEAH box helicase, coding for MTTQLLSDIRFSQFELPSPVQQGLDDAGFSRCTLIQARALPNLLAGRDVAGQAQTGTGKTAAFLVAMYTQLLSTEAPATRTVTQPRALILAPTRELAIQIHKDAVQLGRHTGFELGLIYGGTDYVKQRGTLTAGVDVLIGTPGRIIDYFKQKVFDLRAIEILVLDEADRMFDLGFIKDIRFLLRRMPKPEERLSMLFSATLSYRVMELAYEHMDNPELIKIESDQVTADNVRQIIYYPSNADKIPLLIGLLRRHRPERTMIFVNTKHVAEKVAAWLTGNDYKVALLSGDVPQRKRQTLLQGFLSGEYPLLVATDVASRGLHIPAVSHIINFDLPESAEDYVHRIGRTARAGAEGDAISFACEDYAVHLPDIEEFLNYKIPAADVEPELLAVPRSPAKIERKPRLAPAKAGAGRPGRHRTARRTA